The following are encoded in a window of Dictyostelium discoideum AX4 chromosome 6 chromosome, whole genome shotgun sequence genomic DNA:
- a CDS encoding hypothetical protein (Similar to Mus musculus (Mouse). GABA-A receptor epsilon-like subunit), which produces MKYSKNQIVYVIFFIIILIVVKPIESVEWSDCSDPSDSFKNKEFEFITTHSKDD; this is translated from the coding sequence atgaaatatagcaaaaatcaaatagtttatgtaatattttttattataatactAATTGTTGTTAAACCAATAGAATCAGTAGAATGGAGTGATTGTAGTGATCCAAgtgattcatttaaaaataaagaatttgaatttattaccaCCCATTCCAAAGATgattga
- a CDS encoding hypothetical protein (Similar to Mus musculus (Mouse). GABA-A receptor epsilon-like subunit): MINNNQLELLKYKIKINDEFIKITENSLKLLFSNFGFQTSATDEKLNEILIFLLKYRKRELVPFDLVDIGIKCLNLNVIKFLTSELYSFQIFQSSLEWVVINSNSLFLNESLGSLQSLHSTDSIGLTTISIIIKNIT, encoded by the coding sequence atgataaataataatcaattagaattattaaaatataaaattaaaataaatgatgaatttatcaaaattactgaaaattcattaaaattattattttctaattttggTTTTCAAACATCGGCAACcgatgaaaaattaaatgaaattttaatttttttattaaaatatagaAAAAGAGAATTAGTACCATTCGATTTAGTTGATATTGGtattaaatgtttaaatttaaatgttattaaatttttaacttCTGAACTTTActcttttcaaatatttcaatcATCTTTGGAATGGGtggtaataaattcaaattctttatttttaaatgaatcacTTGGATCACTACAATCACTCCATTCTACTGATTCTATTGGTTTAACAACAATTagtattataataaaaaatattacataa
- a CDS encoding hypothetical protein (Similar to Mus musculus (Mouse). GABA-A receptor epsilon-like subunit) yields the protein MEIDNNEFEISFWKVIHNKYLFDRIINYIQCLEWVNYDDYNQLHIEIE from the coding sequence atggaaatagataataatgaatttgaaatttcattttggaAAGTTAttcataataaatatttattcgatagaataattaattatattcaatGTTTAGAATGGGTTAATTATGATGATTACAACCAATTACATATTgaaatagaataa